A genome region from Dehalococcoidia bacterium includes the following:
- a CDS encoding XRE family transcriptional regulator gives MGTVRERKREEVVATSLQLLARRLRQARQEAGISLRELAKRAGVAASTIQKIERGRLVPSVAVTVRLAEALGRRPSYFIDGHMADDVEVRLVPKGQGRVVASPGSPIFFERIAEPLAEPQMEAFRVVVQPGGHSGAETAIAYHGEEVVVCLRGQLLFEVAGQSYLLGPGDTLHFKGHLPHTWRNPGPEEAEMLMVCAFLSPGR, from the coding sequence ATGGGCACGGTAAGGGAGCGAAAGAGGGAGGAGGTGGTGGCCACCTCCCTGCAGCTGTTGGCGCGGCGTCTGCGGCAGGCGCGTCAGGAGGCGGGGATCTCCCTCCGGGAGCTGGCGAAGCGGGCGGGGGTGGCAGCCAGCACCATTCAGAAGATAGAGCGGGGGAGGCTGGTGCCCAGCGTGGCCGTCACGGTGCGGCTGGCGGAGGCCCTCGGCCGCCGCCCTAGCTATTTCATCGATGGCCACATGGCGGACGATGTAGAGGTTCGTCTGGTGCCCAAAGGCCAGGGGCGGGTGGTGGCCAGCCCTGGCAGCCCCATTTTCTTCGAGCGGATAGCCGAGCCCCTCGCCGAGCCCCAGATGGAGGCCTTCCGGGTGGTGGTGCAACCCGGGGGGCACAGTGGCGCCGAGACGGCCATTGCCTATCATGGGGAGGAGGTGGTGGTCTGCCTGAGAGGACAGCTGTTGTTCGAGGTGGCGGGCCAGAGCTACCTCTTGGGTCCGGGCGATACCCTGCACTTCAAGGGGCACCTGCCCCATACATGGCGCAATCCGGGGCCCGAGGAGGCGGAGATGCTCATGGTCTGCGCTTTCCTCTCTCCAGGGAGGTGA
- a CDS encoding AMP-binding protein encodes MSKLSLGMLSAFWPEGVFRYAGVPLHTVVEACVRRPASSWRSAVALVGPHGASLTYQELLREVERAAAALRAYLAPGQRVGIALTSAVEEVVWLLAATEAGAIVCLGGTGAEVVISPQPLPGKTTLSPSALLSKVEEQAPAARPDLRSPRLVLPSVHGEALYSHRNLVAAALSWAAFFELADDVKVALALPPSDWLSVTALLAILTKGGTAYLAWGPSAEAADVDYLVAPWWALEEGRADIWRGHVRVGVLAGIEGWFSPWRRRRLSSTLRAPLLTVLGRNDLGPVLASHPEWFLWEAVGIHISNVDTRPLDPADGHPLSLGWDVIEVAEMGVKSPMVPEGAETVQEGWARTRLMAAIDPSGLFFLRGRL; translated from the coding sequence ATGTCCAAGCTGTCCCTAGGCATGCTCTCCGCCTTCTGGCCCGAAGGGGTGTTCCGGTATGCCGGCGTCCCCCTGCATACGGTGGTGGAGGCCTGTGTGCGGCGCCCTGCCTCATCGTGGCGCTCAGCCGTAGCCCTGGTGGGCCCCCATGGCGCCTCCCTGACGTACCAGGAGTTGCTCAGGGAGGTGGAGCGGGCGGCGGCCGCCCTGCGGGCCTACCTAGCGCCTGGCCAGCGAGTGGGCATCGCCCTAACTTCGGCGGTGGAGGAGGTGGTCTGGCTCTTGGCCGCCACCGAGGCGGGGGCCATCGTCTGCCTCGGGGGGACGGGGGCGGAGGTGGTCATCTCGCCACAGCCGCTGCCAGGGAAGACGACCCTTTCCCCGTCTGCTCTCCTCTCTAAGGTTGAGGAGCAAGCGCCAGCGGCCCGCCCGGACCTGCGCTCGCCTCGCCTGGTGCTGCCTTCAGTCCATGGCGAGGCCTTATATAGCCACCGCAACCTGGTGGCCGCCGCCCTATCATGGGCCGCCTTCTTCGAGCTAGCCGACGATGTAAAGGTGGCCTTGGCGCTCCCCCCTAGCGACTGGCTGAGCGTCACGGCCTTACTAGCCATCCTCACGAAGGGTGGGACGGCCTACTTAGCCTGGGGCCCTTCCGCTGAGGCGGCGGATGTAGACTACCTGGTGGCCCCCTGGTGGGCTCTTGAGGAGGGCCGGGCCGACATTTGGCGGGGCCATGTGCGAGTAGGGGTGTTGGCCGGCATCGAGGGGTGGTTCTCACCCTGGAGGCGCCGGCGTCTCTCCTCTACGCTGCGGGCCCCTCTCCTCACCGTCCTGGGGCGCAACGACCTGGGGCCCGTGCTGGCCTCTCATCCTGAGTGGTTCCTTTGGGAAGCAGTAGGCATCCATATAAGCAACGTGGACACCCGGCCGCTGGACCCTGCCGATGGCCACCCCCTTTCCCTGGGCTGGGACGTGATCGAGGTGGCGGAGATGGGCGTCAAGTCCCCCATGGTGCCTGAAGGGGCGGAGACGGTGCAAGAGGGATGGGCCCGCACCCGTCTTATGGCAGCCATCGACCCCTCGGGCCTCTTCTTCCTTCGCGGACGCCTATGA
- a CDS encoding LLM class flavin-dependent oxidoreductase, which translates to MVDFGMLHLFEHPSGRTEKQVLEEQLDIMVQAEDYGFHSVWPAEHHFSEYGYCASPAVHLAYVAARTKRLRLGTGVVVLPLNHPIRVAEDYATLDLISGGRVELGLGRGYQPHEFKGYGVDQTKSRQIFYEGVEVLMRAWTQERFSYHGQFYQMEDLEVRPKPLQKPHPPIWMAALSDDSFALCGKYGFNLLTAFAFGADVTRIHNNIERWRQALQDGGRDPSQYRIGCLAMTYVAETTQQALEDFAEPVLWYYHTFAKYVAPPPGHPPIPTYELYTLTRDFVSSVTWEDLVRRGAVVVGSPDQVVDRIGQIVEATGISLYLAWIRIGGLDHKKVLRSMELMASRVMPQLKALGAAAG; encoded by the coding sequence ATGGTGGACTTCGGCATGTTGCACCTTTTCGAGCATCCATCTGGCAGAACTGAGAAGCAGGTGCTGGAGGAGCAGTTGGACATCATGGTGCAGGCCGAGGACTATGGCTTTCACTCGGTGTGGCCGGCCGAGCACCACTTCAGCGAGTATGGCTATTGTGCCTCCCCAGCGGTCCATCTCGCTTATGTGGCTGCCCGCACTAAGCGGCTACGACTAGGGACAGGGGTGGTGGTGCTACCTCTTAACCACCCCATCCGGGTGGCCGAGGATTACGCCACCCTGGACCTCATCTCCGGCGGTCGGGTGGAGCTGGGGCTGGGCCGGGGCTACCAGCCTCATGAGTTCAAAGGCTACGGGGTGGACCAGACCAAGAGCCGCCAGATCTTTTACGAGGGAGTGGAGGTGCTGATGCGCGCCTGGACGCAGGAGCGCTTCAGCTACCACGGTCAGTTTTATCAAATGGAGGACCTGGAGGTGCGTCCCAAGCCCTTGCAGAAGCCCCACCCCCCCATTTGGATGGCTGCCCTCTCTGACGATTCCTTCGCCCTCTGTGGTAAGTACGGTTTCAATCTGTTGACGGCCTTCGCCTTTGGGGCAGACGTGACCCGTATCCACAACAACATCGAGAGGTGGCGGCAAGCCTTGCAGGACGGAGGGCGCGACCCGTCCCAGTACCGCATCGGCTGTCTGGCCATGACCTACGTGGCGGAGACCACTCAGCAGGCGCTGGAGGACTTCGCCGAGCCCGTCCTGTGGTACTATCATACCTTCGCCAAGTATGTGGCCCCACCTCCTGGCCATCCACCCATCCCGACCTATGAGCTCTACACCCTCACACGGGACTTCGTCAGCTCCGTGACGTGGGAGGACCTGGTGCGCCGAGGGGCGGTGGTGGTGGGCAGCCCAGACCAGGTGGTGGACCGCATCGGCCAGATCGTGGAGGCCACAGGCATCTCCCTCTATCTGGCCTGGATCCGCATCGGCGGTCTAGATCACAAGAAGGTGCTACGGAGCATGGAGCTTATGGCCTCGCGGGTGATGCCCCAGCTGAAGGCTTTGGGGGCGGCAGCAGGCTAG